From the Pseudoalteromonas ulvae UL12 genome, the window TAATTCATGTGCAATCAAATTAACGAGGCTTTTGTCACCTGCGACCACCGTGGGCGTAATAAACGACAGACGTGGGTTTTCCATGCCACCAAATGGAAAGCTAGGTGGCAGCATCAGTAAATCATAACGACCCCAAGCGTATTCACCATACATCTTGTTGGTTTTATCGATCATGGCTTGTGTATCATCAAATTCAGCAACGGCGGCATCAAGAATAGTCGGCTCAGCATAAATAGCTGTTTGATGAGACATTTCTTTGTATTCAAGGTTTCCTGCACCAAAAGCAATCAAATAAGGAGGAATGGCTTGTGGCATATCGAAATGGAAATCACCGTCTTTGTAGAGCGCATCTTTATTATCGGCACTCATCACGGCACGGACATCTTTAGGGGTCTGAATACGTGCATTGTAAGTCACGCGCATGGCGGGAGTATCTTGGATTGGCATCCAGCTTCTGGCATGAATGGCTTGTGACTGGCTATATACAAATGGCTGTGTTTTTGTTGCTGTCTGCTCAGGAGTTAACCATTGAAGTCCTGACGCCTGTGGTAATGAATTATAGTAAATACGTACTAACTTAGCTTGTTGTGCTAATTTGATACTCAGCTTGGCACCTTTTACATCATCGCGAGTCGCTAAATTAAAACGAGCTGAATGCCATTTATCATCCAGCCCTTTATACATCACTTTATCAATTTCTAAATCTCGGGTGTCTAGAATCAACTCTGAAGCATTCGCGTTTTTCCAGTTAAGGGTGTGCTCAATAAAACCTTCAAGTTCTTTCGCTTCAAAATTAATCGCGACATCAAGGTAAACATGAGTGGAGATCACGTCATCTAAATTTGCGTAGCTGTGTTGATCTTCCGCTAAAGCTGCGGCTGAGTGGCCAAGCAAAAGAGCGGCCATAATAGAGTTTAATTTCATAAGTTCCTTGAACGAGTTAATTTGAACAATGGCCTACTATATACCACAGCTTAAGCTTTGCGGTAAGATATTGGGCATTAATGCTATCGAGGTTTACCCATTGCCGTCGCTTCAATCCCTTCATACTTTTTCTTTGCCAAGCAATGCTGAGAAAATTATCAAAGTGACTGATCCAAATCAGTTAACAGACATTGATTACTCTATCCCATTTGTGGTGATTGGAGAGGGAAGTAACACGCTATTTTTGGATG encodes:
- a CDS encoding M1 family metallopeptidase, whose protein sequence is MKLNSIMAALLLGHSAAALAEDQHSYANLDDVISTHVYLDVAINFEAKELEGFIEHTLNWKNANASELILDTRDLEIDKVMYKGLDDKWHSARFNLATRDDVKGAKLSIKLAQQAKLVRIYYNSLPQASGLQWLTPEQTATKTQPFVYSQSQAIHARSWMPIQDTPAMRVTYNARIQTPKDVRAVMSADNKDALYKDGDFHFDMPQAIPPYLIAFGAGNLEYKEMSHQTAIYAEPTILDAAVAEFDDTQAMIDKTNKMYGEYAWGRYDLLMLPPSFPFGGMENPRLSFITPTVVAGDKSLVNLIAHELAHSWSGNLVTNATWEDLWLNEGFTSYVENRIMEEVFGRDRAVMEQALDAAGLRAQLETIDAPDTRLNLKLNGRDPDDAFSSIPYTKGQLFLIYLEQQFGREIFDVFVKEYFNTYAFKSLATAEFVGYLDKHLLSKHPGIVSLDKAKEWIYQPGLPADAPTPTSDAFDKVDTQISLWTKGGITASALPTNNWTVHEWLYFINNLPRDLAIEKMVELDNTYNLTQSTNAERAFAWFMLAVGNGYDEIYPALDKHLSDIGRRKLIVPLYKTLIKNDKKQWAENVYRKARNTYHPLAQGTIDALFE